The window AAATGgtgataaatatattaaaatattattaatttcattaaatacAACAAATGTCATCATGTCATCATTTAACATGAGTTGGAAGATGAATAGTAATAACACGtaaaaggatatttaatttcatatttaGAGGATATCAGATCGTGCTCACATGTATTATAACGTTATAGGGAAACTACTTTGGTTCATATATCACACATGGAATTCAACCCCACATTAATCAGAGAGTGCTCTCTGCAAAGCACATTATGGTTGTTATATTGCTTACATTGTTTCGTCGATGATCATGTCGGTTTTCGGTTTCTTTCAAATTTTGTTTCCATTGATTTATCttattagttaaaaaaaaaaacaatacaaaatGCTTAACGCTTAAAAACAAATACAAAGaattcaaaaacaaataacaaaacaatcaTACAAACTCATAAATTATGAATGTTTACCTCTTAAGAATCCATTAAGCTTTGGGCTTCAAAATTTTGGTAGTCTCCCATGTAAAATCCGGATCTTCACGACCAAAATGCCCATAAGCAGCCGTTTTCTGATACCTAAAATTCCCCCCTCTTTTCAAGTCAAGATTAATAGCCATCATCCCTGGCCTAAAGTCAAAATTCTCCTTAATCAAAACAAGAATATCCTTATCCGGAATATTCCCAGTCTTATACGTGTCAACAAACACCGACAACGGCTCCGCCACCCCAATCGCATAAGACACCTGAACAATACACCGCCGTGCAAGTCCCGACGCCACAATACTCTTCGCCGCTTGCCTCACAATGTAAGCACCACTCCTATCCACCTTCGTCGGATCTTTCCCGGAGAAAGCACCGCCGCCGTGAGCTCCCCATCCACCGTACGTGTCGATAATGATTTTCCGGCCGGTGAGACCCGCGTCTCCGTGAGGACCACCGATGACGAACCTCCCCGAAGGGTTGAGATGGAAGATGGTGTTGTCGTCGAGGTATTGAGATGGGATAACTGGTTTGATGACGTGCTCTTTTAGATCGGCGGCGATTTGGTCGTTGGTGACTGTTTCGTCGTGTTGGGTGGAGATTAGAACAGTGTGAACCCTCGTCGGAACCATCGCGCCGTTGTCGTTGTGGTACTCAACGGTGACTTGGGTTTTCCCATCGGGTCGGAGCCATGGGCAAGTTTTGTTTTTTCGGACTTCGGTTAGTTTGGCGCCGAGTTTGGTTGCGAGGACGTGGGTGAGTGGCATGAGCTCCGGGGTTTCGTCGGTGGCGTACCCGAACATGTGACCTTGGTCGCCGGCGCCGATTTCTTCTGGCTTCTTGGTGAGGTGACCATGGACACCTTGAGCGATGTCTGGGCTTTGTTGCTCGATGTTGACTAGAACGTTGCAGTTGTCGGCGTCGAGTCCGACGTCGGCGGATGTGAATCCGATCTCTCTGCAGGTGTCCCGGACTATTTTCTCGTAGTCGACGGTGGCTTTGGTGGTGATTTCACCGAAGACCATGACCATGTTGGTTTTCGTGCATGTTTCACAGGCGACTTTGCTTTCTGGATCTTGTTCAAGGCATGCATCGAGAATGGCGTCTGAAACTTGGTCACAGAGTTTGTCTGGGTGTCCTTCGTTCACAGATTCGGATGTGAAAAGGAAGGTCTCCATCTCTCAAACTGGAACAAATGAGAtttacataaacataaacatctcTATTTAATGAATGAAGCTAATCTTAGAAGCTTAATCGTTTTGTTTCTGTAAGCTATTCAATAGTTCCAATTTGCAGCtaaatggataatgttgtaggtCATAATGTCATATATAGCTTATCTGATTTAAATGCTTTCTATTATTCAAATGGATCTATGATGAAGTCAACATGTATAATAATATAATGTTGGAAATATCCAGATTCTCTCCTATGAATTTTCAGAGCATGAATGAACAGATGGATGTGATTCGATCTAGATCTAATCTAAGAAAATAATCACAGGCAAACGAGAAAAAGTAACTTAAAAGTAAGATCTAGGACTAGAATCATGGAGAAGTATAGAGATGTTAATGCAATTGAATTGGATGATAAGAGAGTAGTAGAAATGAAGGTTACCTTGAGTTGATTGGCAATGGGATCTTGCGATTTGGGGAAGAAGGAGAGTGAGAGAGATGGTGAGAGTTGGGAAGGAAGAAAGTGGAATTTATAGGTGCGAAGGAGAAAGGGGAATGGCGATGCGCTTGTGAGACTGCCGACAG of the Lactuca sativa cultivar Salinas chromosome 6, Lsat_Salinas_v11, whole genome shotgun sequence genome contains:
- the LOC111894057 gene encoding S-adenosylmethionine synthase 2 codes for the protein METFLFTSESVNEGHPDKLCDQVSDAILDACLEQDPESKVACETCTKTNMVMVFGEITTKATVDYEKIVRDTCREIGFTSADVGLDADNCNVLVNIEQQSPDIAQGVHGHLTKKPEEIGAGDQGHMFGYATDETPELMPLTHVLATKLGAKLTEVRKNKTCPWLRPDGKTQVTVEYHNDNGAMVPTRVHTVLISTQHDETVTNDQIAADLKEHVIKPVIPSQYLDDNTIFHLNPSGRFVIGGPHGDAGLTGRKIIIDTYGGWGAHGGGAFSGKDPTKVDRSGAYIVRQAAKSIVASGLARRCIVQVSYAIGVAEPLSVFVDTYKTGNIPDKDILVLIKENFDFRPGMMAINLDLKRGGNFRYQKTAAYGHFGREDPDFTWETTKILKPKA